One window from the genome of Hemiscyllium ocellatum isolate sHemOce1 chromosome 28, sHemOce1.pat.X.cur, whole genome shotgun sequence encodes:
- the LOC132828917 gene encoding C2 calcium-dependent domain-containing protein 4C-like — protein MWFFDKIRGSVENNLSREASGRDPKQGKGSLFSNVLTPDKIPDFFIPPKFPNSSAEGPAADGAEPRQKKTNLKPSSSEQILISSKPQGSPRLRGRTSADSSSHLLKVASRHIIQIESADDTNSDQSEASCNTNYDPQSQSAMSLPYMPLTQTSYGFSTLTESPHTRRKESLFHVDPGSPVTSPNSQRKRSSNQKGNGETQHLNAPEFSLSLASPCRYFGGGDSDTASSAESSPFNSPLLSRSVSGASLLKMFSHENLAKHCKPLQSFTRNSSLSTDDCSSTDASPCVSRRVRCPTPPAGGPSASRGVLPLSLLHYQDRVLKEHTIRLNKGGAVRLSAEYDCTNARLRIRIITAEDLYDKTLDNKSINCCVILYLTPGKIQKQRSTIIKNSRNPIFNEDFFFDGLPLDEFKRAALKLKVVNKASSLKRDVVLGEKELKLSLLLPFF, from the coding sequence ATGTGGTTTTTCGATAAAATCCGAGGCTCCGTGGAAAACAACTTGAGCCGTGAGGCCAGCGGCAGGGACCCCAAGCAGGGCAAAGGCTCCCTCTTCAGTAACGTGCTGACTCCCGATAAGATTCCCGACTTCTTCATCCCTCCCAAGTTTCCCAACAGCTCGGCCGAGGGGCCGGCCGCTGATGGCGCCGAGCCCCGGCAGAAGAAGACCAACCTGAAACCTTCCTCGTCCGAGCAGATCCTCATCAGCAGCAAGCCGCAGGGCAGCCCCCGCCTGAGGGGCCGAACGTCCGCGGACTCCAGCAGCCACCTGCTCAAGGTGGCGAGCCGCCACATCATTCAGATTGAGAGCGCGGATGACACCAACTCTGACCAGAGTGAAGCCAGCTGCAACACCAATTATGACCCCCAGTCGCAGAGTGCCATGTCCCTCCCATATATGCCTTTGACCCAGACCTCCTATGGGTTTTCCACTTTGACTGAGAGCCCTCATACCAGGCGTAAGGAGTCACTCTTCCACGTGGACCCTGGAAGCCCCGTGACCTCACCCAACTCCCAGAGGAAGCGGTCAAGCAACCAGAAGGGTAATGGGGAAACCCAGCACCTGAATGCGCCAGAATTTAGCCTGTCGTTGGCCAGCCCCTGCAGGTACTTTGGTGGCGGGGACAGTGATACCGCCTCCTCTGCTGAGTCCTCTCCTTTCAATTCGCCTCTCCTGTCCCGCTCGGTCTCGGGTGCGTCCCTCCTCAAGATGTTCAGCCACGAAAACCTGGCCAAGCATTGCAAACCTCTGCAGTCCTTCACCCGAAACAGCTCCCTGTCCACGGATGATTGCAGCTCAACAGATGCCAGCCCCTGTGTCTCCAGGAGGGTCAGGTGCCCGACTCCTCCTGCCGGTGGCCCCTCAGCCTCGCGGGGTGTCCTTCCCCTGAGTTTGCTCCATTATCAAGACCGAGTGCTCAAGGAACACACCATCCGCCTTAACAAAGGAGGTGCTGTTAGGTTGTCTGCTGAATATGATTGCACTAATGCCCGTCTTCGAATCCGCATCATCACTGCTGAAGACCTTTATGACAAGACATTGGACAACAAAAGCATCAACTGCTGTGTGATTTTGTACCTGACTCCTGGCAAGATTCAGAAACAGCGGAGCACCATCATTAAGAACAGCAGAAATCCTATCTTCAATGAAGACTTCTTCTTTGATGGGCTCCCTCTGGAtgagttcaagagggcagctttGAAGTTGAAAGTGGTAAACAAAGCATCCAGCCTCAAACGTGATGTTGTACTTGGTGAGAAAGAACTGAAATTGTCCTTATTACTGCCTTTCTTCTGA